The following proteins come from a genomic window of Ictalurus furcatus strain D&B chromosome 14, Billie_1.0, whole genome shotgun sequence:
- the si:ch73-330k17.3 gene encoding IGFBP domain-containing protein has product MSSLKSTRSGSQILHALHCPPCERIHCSPRRALRLQCKGGVTTGVCGCCPACAKQAGESCGGMWDYLGKCDEGLVCVYQEPTESKPEAEHKGICKSVLEVLERDACRPDCTWELCQANPNEICSARSVSVEKRECGGFCQHTTCSSCLVLRRPACSQACAHTDHVCLHRFGRCVHSHLEAHRETVCHQNLQSNNEGYFMCLAPACPNAAE; this is encoded by the exons ATGTCCAGTTTAAAGAGCACTAGATCCGGGTCGCAGATTCTCCATGCCTTGCACTGTCCACCCTGTGAGCGCATCCACTGTTCACCTCGCAGAGCGCTGAGGCTCCAGTGTAAGGGGGGTGTTACTACAGGCGTCTGTGGCTGCTGCCCTGCATGTGCAAAACAAGCCGGGGAGAGCTGCGGAGGAATGTGGGACTACCTGGGGAAATGTGATGAAGGCTTGGTGTGTGTTTACCAGGAACCTACTGAGAGCAAGCCAGAAGCAGAGCACAAGGGGATCTGCAAGTCGG TACTTGAAGTCCTTGAGAGAGACGCTTGTCGTCCAGATTGTACATGGGAACTGTGTCAGGCAAACCCCAATGAAATCTGCTCAGCCAG GTCTGTGTCAGTGGAAAAGCGTGAGTGTGGGGGTTTCTGTCAACACACCACCTGCTCCAGCTGTTTGGTTCTCAGGCGTCCAGCGTGTTCTCAGGCCTGTGCTCACACAGACCATGTCTGTCTGCATCGTTTTGGGAGGTGTGTGCACAGCCATCTGGAGgcacacagagaaacagtgtgCCACCAAAACCTGCAG AGCAACAATGAGGGCTACTTCATGTGTTTGGCTCCTGCTTGTCCAAATGCAGCAGAATGA
- the parp16 gene encoding protein mono-ADP-ribosyltransferase PARP16 isoform X2, with product MQPPLAPATVRELVRSHLHLNPVAADLRCSLFVAAVQNYKRDSVLRPFPPRYLRGEIKDFEELQKDVSSLPSIRDLVRLESGDGDHHLALVHWVLSSKSFDIKTIQKEEWTRLSQMTQNAGVSSPVPDFLFELEYCEQMNSKFEKTRAGRDVIYAFHGSRLENFHSIIHNGLHCHLNKTSLFGEGTYLTSDLSMAFLYSPHGNGWCDSVLGPVLSCIALCEIIDHPDVKCQVKKKDSENLDRKRLRARNSEGGDVPEKYFVVTNNELLRVKYLLVYSQKRSRTRHAQRTSWLVRHHFAIMMGLYLLLLIFIGAFNSTSFQSFWHRIFR from the exons ATGCAGCCACCTCTAGCACCAGCCACGGTCAGAGAGCTGGTGCGCTCCCATCTCCATCTTAACCCTGTTGCTGCAGATTTGCGCTGCAGTCTTTTTGTGGCTGCCGTGCAGAACTACAAGCGTGACTCTGTCCTGAGACCGTTCCCACCTCGATATCTACGAGGAGAGATAAAGGATTTTGAAGAGTTG CAGAAAGATGTGAGCTCCTTGCCAAGCATAAGAGACCTGGTCCGACTGGAATCAGGAGATGGAGATCATCATCTGGCACTAGTACACTGGGTGCTCTCCTCCAAGAGTTTTGATATAAAGACCATCCAGAAAGAAGAG TGGACCAGACTCAGCCAGATGACACAAAATGCAGGGGTCTCCTCTCCTGTGCCAGACTTCCTTTTTGAATTGGAATACTGTGAACAAATGAATTCGAAGTTTGAGAAGACACGGGCAGGACGGGACGTTATCTATGCATTCCATGGCAGCCGACTGGAGAACTTTCATTCCATTATTCACAATGGTCTACACTGCCATCTGAATAAG ACATCACTGTTTGGAGAAGGCACTTACCTGACCAGTGACCTTAGTATGGCTTTTCTCTATAGCCCCCATGGAAATGGATGGTGTGACAGTGTCCTTGGGCCAGTACTAAGCTGTATTGCCTTGTGTGAGATCATTGATCATCCAGATGTAAAGTGTCAGGTAAAGAAGAAAG ACTCTGAGAACCTTGACCGCAAGCGTTTGAGGGCAAGGAACAGCGAGGGTGGGGACGTGCCAGAGAAGTACTTTGTGGTCACCAATAATGAGCTGCTGAGAGTAAAGTACTTGCTGGTATACTCTCAGAAACGTTCTAGAACCAG ACATGCTCAAAGGACATCATGGCTGGTCAGACACCATTTTGCCATTATGATGGGTCTCTACCTTCTGCTTCTCATATTTATTGGTGCCTTCAATTCTACTAGTTTTCAGTCATTTTGGCATAGAATATTCCGGTGA
- the eif3ja gene encoding eukaryotic translation initiation factor 3 subunit J-A: protein MADADSWDAESFEPEEPIKKAPGHDKWEGEDEDEDVKDNWDDEEEEEEKVTETKTVAVTKPSEKKKLSDKIKEKESLQKKKQEEFRKQIEESKDSIEYTPEEELAEKLRLKKLQEDSDLELAKDAFGIVSNNVTGIDAMSPSSKEDFTEFERLLKEKISLYEKSIHYSSFLESLFRDLCLSLEVEDLKKINNSLTVLLSEKQKQEKQNKGKKKKKGGLPGGGLKAKMKDDFADYGEFDGGYVQDFEDFM, encoded by the exons ATGGCGGACGCCGATTCTTGGG ATGCCGAGAGTTTTGAGCCAGAAGAGCCCATCAAGAAGGCGCCAGGGCATGACAAGTGGGAGGGcgaggatgaggatgaagatgtcAAA GATAACTgggatgatgaagaggaggaagaagaaaaggtgaCCGAGACTAAAACAG TTGCAGTGACAAAGCCAtcagagaagaaaaaacttAGTGATAAAATCAAAGAGAAGGAGagtttacaaaagaaaaaacaagaagagTTTCGAAAGCAG ATAGAGGAATCTAAAGACAGCATAGAATACACACCTGAGGAGGAGTTAGCAGAAAAACTTCGACTGAAGAAACTTCAGGAGGATTCAGATTTGGAACTAGCCAAAGATGCTTTTG GCATTGTATCGAATAACGTAACAGGAATAGATGCCATGAGCCCCTCCTCCAAAGAAGACTTTACAGAGTTTGAGCGGTTGCTGAAAGAGAAAATAAGTCTCTACGAGAAGTCAATACACTATTCCAGCTTTTTAGAGTCACTGTTCAGAGACCTATGTCTTTCAT TGGAAGTTGAAGActtgaaaaaaattaacaactCACTCACAGTGTTACTCAGTGAGAAGCAGAAGCAAGAAAAG caaaataaaggaaagaagaaaaagaaaggtggTTTACCAGGAGGTGGTTTAAAAGCCAAGATGAAAGATGACTTTGCTGACTATGGCGAGTTTGATGGAGGTTATGTACAAGACTTTGAAGATTTTATGTGA
- the parp16 gene encoding protein mono-ADP-ribosyltransferase PARP16 isoform X1, which translates to MQPPLAPATVRELVRSHLHLNPVAADLRCSLFVAAVQNYKRDSVLRPFPPRYLRGEIKDFEELQKDVSSLPSIRDLVRLESGDGDHHLALVHWVLSSKSFDIKTIQKEEWTRLSQMTQNAGVSSPVPDFLFELEYCEQMNSKFEKTRAGRDVIYAFHGSRLENFHSIIHNGLHCHLNKTSLFGEGTYLTSDLSMAFLYSPHGNGWCDSVLGPVLSCIALCEIIDHPDVKCQVKKKDKRIWVKICSNILDSENLDRKRLRARNSEGGDVPEKYFVVTNNELLRVKYLLVYSQKRSRTRHAQRTSWLVRHHFAIMMGLYLLLLIFIGAFNSTSFQSFWHRIFR; encoded by the exons ATGCAGCCACCTCTAGCACCAGCCACGGTCAGAGAGCTGGTGCGCTCCCATCTCCATCTTAACCCTGTTGCTGCAGATTTGCGCTGCAGTCTTTTTGTGGCTGCCGTGCAGAACTACAAGCGTGACTCTGTCCTGAGACCGTTCCCACCTCGATATCTACGAGGAGAGATAAAGGATTTTGAAGAGTTG CAGAAAGATGTGAGCTCCTTGCCAAGCATAAGAGACCTGGTCCGACTGGAATCAGGAGATGGAGATCATCATCTGGCACTAGTACACTGGGTGCTCTCCTCCAAGAGTTTTGATATAAAGACCATCCAGAAAGAAGAG TGGACCAGACTCAGCCAGATGACACAAAATGCAGGGGTCTCCTCTCCTGTGCCAGACTTCCTTTTTGAATTGGAATACTGTGAACAAATGAATTCGAAGTTTGAGAAGACACGGGCAGGACGGGACGTTATCTATGCATTCCATGGCAGCCGACTGGAGAACTTTCATTCCATTATTCACAATGGTCTACACTGCCATCTGAATAAG ACATCACTGTTTGGAGAAGGCACTTACCTGACCAGTGACCTTAGTATGGCTTTTCTCTATAGCCCCCATGGAAATGGATGGTGTGACAGTGTCCTTGGGCCAGTACTAAGCTGTATTGCCTTGTGTGAGATCATTGATCATCCAGATGTAAAGTGTCAGGTAAAGAAGAAAG acaagaGAATTTGGGTTAAGATCTGCTCAAATATTTTAGACTCTGAGAACCTTGACCGCAAGCGTTTGAGGGCAAGGAACAGCGAGGGTGGGGACGTGCCAGAGAAGTACTTTGTGGTCACCAATAATGAGCTGCTGAGAGTAAAGTACTTGCTGGTATACTCTCAGAAACGTTCTAGAACCAG ACATGCTCAAAGGACATCATGGCTGGTCAGACACCATTTTGCCATTATGATGGGTCTCTACCTTCTGCTTCTCATATTTATTGGTGCCTTCAATTCTACTAGTTTTCAGTCATTTTGGCATAGAATATTCCGGTGA